In the Populus nigra chromosome 2, ddPopNigr1.1, whole genome shotgun sequence genome, CCATAATGCTCGAACAGGAAAGCCTTTTTGTATGGTTATGTCTGAATAAACAGCTTCTATTTAGCATTGATTGTCTGAATAAACAGCATTGATTGTCTGAATTGGAAGGTGTTAAtaatgttctttgttttttcaactcAAGCACTATTTAGCAGCTGATTTTCCGTTCCTTCAGGTAGCAGTTATTTCAAGGCTTTCTTTTCGCCCAGGAAAATTCCAGCTTCAACAAGTTCATTGTCTATTAAGGAGCAAATTGAAGCTGAAAGTAGAGTCGAGCATGTTGGATTACTCAATGCAGTTGAGGATTTGTATGAAGGAATTGTAATAGAAATGAAAGAACCTGTGGACTCTACAGAATTTATCCCTTCACTCAGAGCATCCATAGTAAAATGGAGGCAACAAGTAAAGCTTCTTTAGTGTTCATTAGTCTTTTATGCTTTCCCTTTACTCTCACTTGACTCGATGATAATTTAATCTCCACTTACATAACACACAGTATTTTTCATTTCGTGACACTCCTTTCAGGGCAAAAAGGGTGTATGGATCAAATTGCCTATTGGACTTGTCCGTCTTGTTGAACCTATAGTTCAGGTAATTAAGCACATCTTTACAGCAGCAACTAGTGCTTGTTCATAAactttaaagtaatattttatgAGTTGTGTAGGAAGGATTTAGATATCATCATGCTGAACCAGACTACTTGATGCTGGTGTATTGGATTCCTGATACTCCTGATACTCTTCCAGAAAATGCTTCGCATCGTGTAGGGGTTGGGGCTTTTGTATTGAATAGTAATGGAGAGGTATTcgataattattttcaatctgTCCACCTTCTCTTTGGATAAGTTTTGATGGCATTGAATTCTATAATTTGTTTACGAGTAGGTTCTTGTAGTCAAGGAGAATAGTGGAGGATTTAAAGGCACAGGTGTATGGAAGCTACCTACAGGGGTGGTTAATGAGGTGAGGAGGATCGCAAGCATTTTCATTCCCTGCAGGCTGTAGTGTTGTCTTTTACAATGTTCTACCtcgtaaattaaaaatttccatCCACAGGGTGAGGATATTCCTTCAGCTTCAATTCGAGAAGTTAAGGAAGAGACAGGAGTAAGTAATCAATCTGCACTCTTTTAGACTTAAAAATGGGAGCAGCAAGATGGTGAAATATCTTTAGCTTCTTATTTTCCATTCTAAATCTAAGGTCTTTGGTTTTCATCCTGTATCAGATTGACACAGAATTTATGGAAGTTTTAGCATTCAGGTGAGATGTCTGCTTTGTAATGAATAGACTAGTTCATCATGCATAAATTGTTTCCAGGCATTGGTGCTATACAAGGAATACAGATAGTCTTCCATGTGCTTCATTCGACAGAAGAATTCCATTCTTTCTCAGCATAATCAGCCTTATTTTTCCTACCTCAATTCCGTACCTTCACAATTTCATCTCTGTTGTTCGCTCGCAGACAAAGCCACCAATCATTCTTTAGCAAATCAGATCTATTTTTCATTTGCATGCTAAGGCCACGCTCTTTTGACATCCAGAAGCAAGATTTAGAGCTCGAGGCAGCTCAGGTATTTTACTCTGCTAGTTACTTGATTGTATGTAAAACAAATGATCCTCTGGGTGAGGTCATGCCTAGATTCAATAGTTTCTCGGTGCCCACCTtagttttgtttcattttgcttttcTCAATTGTATTTTTCTCTCAGTGGATGCCAATTGAAGACTATGTGAACCAACCTTATAACAAAGAACATCAGCTCTTCAAAAATGTTGCCGAAATATGCAAAACTAAAGCCAAGATGGACTACAGTGGGTTTTCTGCAATGCCTGTAGCCCCAGATTCTGGTAAAGAAACCAACTTGTACTTCAACAACAGGGATTTCAACTAAGCTTCTGCGAAAGAGATCCACGGATTGTTACAGAACTGTCGCTTACAAACTGTAGAACTCTTTAGTTTTTCCTGTCTACCTTGTTGTTTTGTGAAATGTCTATACATAGACAACTCTCACACAAATGGAAAGCcaaagaaaaaaggaataatTCTTCGTTTATGAACATGCTTCACAGCAATGAAGGCCTGATGAGCATCCTGGGATTGAATACCATTTGGCAAATCAATTATTAAGTACGGTGATAACGATGAATATGTGATGATTAATgctacatgaaaaaaaagttaggaATTTTATAGGAATAGACAAGAATCGTGGGTCATGTATTTTATCTGTCTAATCAATTAAATTCCTCAAAATTCGTTGTTATATTCATCTTTATCTATGAATATGACCTTTTCTCAGGATTTTTGGGATTGAAGACATCGAACGAAAAGTTGCTAAATGATGAGCGAACTTCACATCTTCTGCTCTGTAAAACCGGCCAAGACTTTAACTGTACTCAAGAGAAGAATGTCTTGCTACTGCGAACACATTTTcacaaaacaatatattaaaaagcaaGTTTTAATGCCAATGTAATAAAAAGACATAACAAATAGTATTGagagaattaaataaaaatatattaaaataataaaaaataaagactttgCTTTTAGAAAATTATGCATAGGTTTATATATAACTATTAAGAAATCAATTGCTAATATTACCATGGAAGAagctaatattattataaaataatggtATAATTGGAtacttatttaaatataatttaaataattttatttaaacatatttgaattaaaaaaatgataaaagagaaaaaaacatgctTGTGCCATGCACACTTACCCTAGCATGAAAACCTAGGCATATacagttgtttgtttttttttttaacttttttcttaagaggTGGATATCATCCGCTctaattgtttatttgtttaatttggtgAACGATGCACACCTAGTCAAATGATGCATTGATTgtcaatcttcttcttcaatcaTTGAAGGTGGCTCCAGTTATTAGAAAATTAGGATTtaaatttttggatttgaaaaccTAGATTTTCAATGATTGTTTTATGCAATATTACAGAAAACTTATCATATACATAGTATAATTATAATGTGCAGTGTTTTCCATCATTATTATTGTACACAACcctaaacacacacacacacacacacacaaagaatGACTATTGCTCATACTATGTAACCATTACCATTTCATACAGTTATATCGTTTCTTCTATTCTctaacttggtatcagagcatacTTGGCATTCCTCTTCATCTTGGACTCTGCAAGCACCTAAAATATAGACTCTCATATGTCTGCAACCATTTCTATCTTCTACTGCACCTGGTCTCTCTTCTGCTGCAACAATCCTTCCCTCTAATGGTGTCTCTTCTGTTGCAATAATATCGGTTGTGATTGTTATTCCTTCTTCTGGTAATGAATCACTCTCCTTTGATGTTCATTATTCTAATGCAGCTATAAATAACACCTCAGCTATTGCCTTCCCACACATCTACTCTACTGTAATGGTTCCTTCCTTTGATTTCATAGCAGTAGCCAGACCTTATCacatgattgtttttcttttaaacactCAACAAGTAAtctctttaaaattatcaaacataaaCTTCTTATACTAGAGGATGCAGATGAAACCTTACTTGTCAGGCCAAGATGTGTACTCGTATGTTGATGACTCTTTCCCATACCCTTTTGCGTATATACCATCTGCTGGTATGGCTTTGTCCAATCTTAATCTGTCATGTCTTTCATGGAAGCAACAAGATCAATTGATTATGAGTGTCATTCTGTCGTCTCTGTCTCCTAAAGTGCTACATAGTATTGTTGATTGCCAGACATCCCATGGTCTATGGACAACTTTTGAAACTGCTCTTGCTTCACCATCTAACTCACGGATAATGCCATGGCTCATACTAAGACCTAAGGCAGAATGATAACACTATTAGTGCTTATTTGTAACAAGCCAAGATGTTATTTGATGAGCTTGTTGCTGTTAACATGCCATTGTCAATGAAAGATTTTAACCTATATGTATTTTGTGTATTGAGAGGAGAATTTTGGGACCTAGTAACCACCCTTTCCACTAGAGCAGAACCTATTTCATACATTaaacttcacagccatcttcTCACACATGAGTTTATGCACAAGGCTTCTCTTCAACCTGTCGTGACAACACCATTGCTACTAACACCATCTCAATCTCCCTCAGCTTTCCTCTCATGCCGTTAGTTATGATCTTTAGGTAACAATTATACCTAAACTTCTGGTTATAGGGGTTGTTTTTGTGGAGGATGGAAGATTCATAACTATGGCTATCTCAATCATGGAACTAACGGGTATAACTTTGGTTagaatattaacaataatgGTTTTGGGTCTGGATAATTTGTTGGACAAAATTTTAGGCAATAAGGCAATCTTTTTGGGGGTTTCGGTCAATCGTCCAATccgtgaaaaataaaatgtcagcTCTATTATAGTTTTAGACATTCAGCACAACAATGCTCCCAAGTATCCACTCATAATATGCAAGCCAATGCTAATTTGATGTGTAATACTCAATCTGAGAGTACTCCTATTACTTGGTTTCCTGATACAAGTGTTAATCAGCATGTGATACCCGACAGTAGAGATGATCATAATAGAGATGGTATTTACATTATGTCTGAGTCCTCTATCACCTCGTTGCCTCAAGCTTTCTTGATTGCATGTCGATCCAATTCTGCTGATGTCTAGCACTACCGACTTAGGCATTCTAGTTCatgtattttaagttttttagtaTCAAACAAAAAAGTGTCATGTACGtcaaaacaatttcattttgaCTGTCAAGCTTGTCCATTAGAAAAATCATTGCATCTATCTTTAAGACCTACAGATCACAAAATGTTAGCtccttttgaattaatttttagtgatgtttggggaccTTCCCCTATGTTATCCTCAGATGATTTtcgatattttattatatttgttgatgttTATACGAagtatatttggtttttttctttagttaccaaatttgatgttttcactatttttcatcaatttcaaactcAAGTGAGCATCAGttctctttaaaaataaatatgttcaAACAAAATAGGGTGGCGAGTATCGCAAATGAAATACCTTTTTCAAATCTATTGGCATTCACCATTGTTTAATCTGCCTACATACTGATGAACAAAATGACATGGTTGAACGTTGACACCGATATATGGTTGAAACCGACCTTACACTTCTGGGTCAATATAAAACCCCTTTAAAATTTTAGCATTATGCATTTGAAACTtctgtttatttaataaatcgCATGCCAACTTCTGTTCTTAGTTACAAGTCACCTTTTGAATGCATTTTCCGGTCGACTCCTAACTATAGTTTTGCTTCACATTTTTTGGTGTCTTTGGTTCCCTTTTCTTCGTCTGTATAATGCTCATAAACTCGATTTTTGTTCCTCTTCTTGTGTCTTTCTTGGTTACAACACTTCCCACCTAGGTTATCGCTATCTTGATTTGTCTTCCCATCGTATCTATATGGCCCGTCATATTCGATTCCACGAACACACTTTCCCTCTAGTAACTTCTGAACATAATAACTCTCTCCTACAATTAGCCACCAGAACATGTTTACCTCAACTATTCTCCACATTCCTTGTTTTCTCTTCCCATTTATCACCGTTTCCTATCTCTGTTTCCCTTACCCAACCTGCATCCCCTGCACGGCTGCACCAGCTCTATTTACCCCTGTTTTGAATCCCCTCATGAGCGTTAGTCCACACCCTTTATCTCCAcatgcatatatttttattgattagtgTCTAGGTAAAAATTTGGCTCTAGTGACTCATTATGCTTCACCACAATCATTAGCGTTATAATGGACTGGTTCTGTGTTGTCTCGCCTACTGTTAGACACTTCTTTTCAGCTTGGTCTAGACTTGGCCACCTCACCAATAAGTCTCCCTAATGTTTCTCCTCATGCTTTGAATTTAGTCACTAATCTTTCGCATTTTGATCTTCAGCAGGTCTCAAATAGTGGTGCTTCAACATCTTTTCCTCTGGCTCCTCACTAGCACATAGTTGTTCTTAGCCCATGGACAGCCAGGACGGCTAACCTTAGTTTTACCTCTGCTCCGGGGCATTCATCTTCCATTACCCAAGAACCTTTCACCTTCTAGGAGGCATATTGCTCATTGTCTTGACAGCACGTTATGCAAGAGGAAATCTAGGTTTTGTATGATAATAGTATATGCACTGTAGTCCCTTACCAACCCTCTATGAACTTGGTTGGAAGTTGATGGGTTTATAAGATCAAATGGCGTGCCAATGGTAGTGTTGAGCGATACAAAGCCTGACTTGTGGCCCGGGGGTTCACTCAGTAAGAAGGGATTGATTATTTCAAGACATTTAGTCCTATAATCAAGCCTTCCACCGTCTATTTAGTACTCATAATCGTTGCCTTAAATGGTTGGTCGATCCATCAGTTGGATGttcataatgtttttctaaatgACATCCTTTAGGAAGAGGTATACATAGACTAACCCCCTGGTTTTGTTCACTCTTCTTTTGCTACTCATGTATgtcatttttataaattattatatggtCTTAAGCAAGCACCTCAGGCCTAATACAAATGATTAAGTGACTTTCTGCTCTGCTTTCAATTGGTTTCCAAGCATCTAAAGCTAACACCTCTCTCTTCATCCTCTCTTTTGGTGGTGATCTATTCTATTTACTTGTGTATGTTAATGATATTCTGTTAACCGCGAGTAACTCTGAGTTACTCCACCGATTAATTACTTTACTGAGCTCATAATTTAAGCTTCAGGATTTAGGTACTGCGCACTACTTCTTAGGCATTAAAGTAAAAACCACCTCCATAAGCATTCTACTAAGTCAACAAAAATATGTTACTGATATCATTCAACGAGCATGTATGTTATCCTATAAACCATGTCACATCCGGACATCGCGGCGACCCGTTAAAAAGTTATCTTGATatgaaaaagaacagatatttgacatcttgttcttttaggagaaaaggtcttgttcaaggagtcgccacctagtattatggtcactaggaatactaactggtcaatagagattctatggtacgggacTAGTTACGCAAAAGAGAAGAtgttatcaccccttaagcgtcctacctaaggcaggctgcattgttgattttgtctaaaattgctaagaatttgttctccttttttcctttttttattcttcctttcatgttcctgactctggcgtcagcgAACAATTCCTACTAATATTTTCAACtttggcgttggtaaatatcgcacaaatccaaaaaatacgatactcctgactctggcgtcagtgaatatttttgcaaaaaaataatttgaggaagaaattttctatgttattttttcttttttatcctttattattatttgccctttttagatggaattaaaaaaaacattgcactaCATATTTGTATTTAACAATAATAGTCCACAGATTGAGTacatctacaaaaaaaaaaaatacaaacacaaaaaaaaataggggcccacaaataaatcaacgaatgccccaaatatttttggaattttctgttATCAAAAAGGGGTTCGTttagtcaaatatcaaattttctATTATCAATAAAggtgtgttttgccaagcacaCCCTTAGCAAACACAATTTGGGTCGGCTAGGCTTAAAGCCCAGACTTGGcccactctttttttcttctttttaggctGGATCTAGCCCAGCCATTTGTGAAAGGttcacgcatgcatgcaacaaTAACCAATTAATTACTTTAGTAAGGAAGGAAGGAAACTTACCTAGACGTGTGGCTGCTGGAGGCAAAGTCGAGGAAGACtgagctaaaaaaaaaggttgagagGGGCGGCGACTAGTATAGGGATCGCCgcccccttcttttttttatgtttctctcttttagggtttttggtaATGGCCTCCTCTTGGGGTCTtttcttttagggtttctctTTAATTGTCATCCCTCTTTTCTATATACATTGAGATCAGTATTTATAGTGCAAGAGTCCCATCGCTTGTGAAAAGTAAAGtctcaatcaaactcattctcttttttgAAGTTCGAATTAGAATCGAATTCGAAAGCAGAcaactatcattatcttgaagataaggatagaatgacaaaagcacattgtagtccCTAGTTTCCGTACAAGCTAACAAatcacctttttttaattttacattttaaactctgtaaaaattaaattaaaaaccaatgggGCAAAATTAGGTTACAACAAACCAGTTGACACTCATCCATCCCCTTCTTTTGCATTGACCAACCTGTCAAGTGCTCTATACTCTGATTTCAATAAGTATAGACAAATTGTTGGTGCTTTATAGTATCTTACTTTTATTAGACCTGATATCTGTTATGTTGTCAATAAGGTTTGTCAATTCATGCATGCTCTCACTAAGGACTACTAGGCGGCTGTTAAACGTATTTTACGGTATCTTCAGGCTACAACATCTTATGGTTTACATGTTACTCGAGGGTCTTCCATGTCCCTCTATGGATTTACTTATGTAGATTGAGCTGGCAgtgtttacaataaaaaatctacTGGTGGTTATCTAGTGTATCTCGGTAATACTTTTGTCTCTTGGAAATTTGGAAAGCAACGTATTGCTGTTAGATCCTCCACAGAAGCCGAATACAAGGCTTTAGCTGATAACACTGCTGAAATCCTATGGCTTTTTTCGTTACTGTTAGAACTTCGTCTTCCCTCTCCATCTATGACTACCTTGTGGTGTGATAATTTAAGGGTAACGTTTCTATCTGTAAATCATGTCTTTTATACTCGTACTAAACATGTTGAGATTGACTACCATTTTGTTTGTGATCAAGTTGCCAAGAAGAATATTCAAGTTCAGCTCATCTTTTCAAATGATCAACTAGCTGATGTCTTTACCAAATCGTTACTATGAGCACCTTTAACTCATTTTCGATCCAAGGTTCGACTGGAATCTCCCTCTTCAAATTAAGGGGGCATATTATATAAAACTTATCATATAAATACTGTAATTATAATGTGCAATGTTTTCCACCATTACTATTGCACTCAACcctaaacacacacacacacacacacacacacacacacacacacacacacacacaaatgatGGTTGTTGCTACTCATACTATGCAACCATTACTATTTCATATAGTTATATTGTTTCTTCTATTCCCTAACTtgcaaaaaaacatgaaaacaaaatctcaAGAATCGTTAAGGCTCTTTTTCTAACAATCAAACACATTCTAATTGGCATGAAAAtgcaaaatcaaaccaaatagaaaaaatattttcagtttcAATCTACTTTTCACGGCATCAATGAATTTGGGAACCACCTCcattgaattcttttttcaaagatgaatCCATAAACACTAAAATCAAAGTATTTGGTTTATCTCTTCAATTTTTTACAGtgactttctttctcttttctcaaaATCCAAGGATTGTAACGTAAAACAAATGAAGTTTAGactgaaacataaaataaaaaaaataaaagggatcaAATATAAGAAAAGGTTAAAATTGAGGGATAAAAGGTTAGATATATATGCCTATTAAACAATAAACATGGAATAAAGGTTTTCAATTACTATCAATTTCAAATTtagtccatgtttttttttaatttcatcatttgtaaaaattttaaacatttcCACGTAAAATCAACATGTcataaaattctgaaaaaaattgCTATAACTTAGGTATGTGTAAAAATGAAATCTATATTGAATTGAGAAATTTAATACAATGAAAAAGGAACTTTGGggtgtcaaaataaaagaatctaCAACTTGAAGATAAAAGTAAACTAAAATCTAAGGGACCAATAATGAATTCAGGCAATGCTATATCTAGCATATAAATTGAATTGTGAGGGAATGAGTAGTGGCGTTATAGTAAAACAACAACCTCTTTCAGTTTCTTTGTTAACTAGTGGTAAGCAAGACTTGTAATAAGAAGAGATCaagagttaaaatttaaataatgagATATAAAAATGTTGCATGACTGAATaagatccattttttttttagtatttattttactttattttattggataATGAGTAATTTTTTTGGACTAATTTGTACATCaattaagattattattttattttattggataataagtaatattttcttaactaccattttttgagatttcatgTATATTATATAGGGATTGTATAGTTATGACTACATCTTTAGCTTTCAAATTTAAAGAACAtttcttgataattattttttacattttctatataattagtTCTATGAGTTAGCTTAATTAGTATTGTATATATAGTGTATCTTTCTCActctcttaataaaaataaaataaaagaggatttttttcatatttataaacATGGTATTAGATCAATCGACTGTTAAGGTTTGACATAaccatttagaattttttaacattaaatcaaAGTAATATAACTATCATCGCTTAATAGTACAACCAATTGTTTGACTTgaatgaatttcttttaaaaaaatatttagattagaAAATTACCACACAAGATAAAGTTGAGGTTATTTGAGAAACtaataaaaagttataattttatgatgGAACAATCAtaacaaaatctaatttcaaaGTATTAGTAAGGGTC is a window encoding:
- the LOC133682164 gene encoding nudix hydrolase 2-like isoform X3 → MDFRKALLHVILFIFTMKSSSYFKAFFSPRKIPASTSSLSIKEQIEAESRVEHVGLLNAVEDLYEGIVIEMKEPVDSTEFIPSLRASIVKWRQQGKKGVWIKLPIGLVRLVEPIVQEGFRYHHAEPDYLMLVYWIPDTPDTLPENASHRVGVGAFVLNSNGEVLVVKENSGGFKGTGVWKLPTGVVNEGEDIPSASIREVKEETGIDTEFMEVLAFRQSHQSFFSKSDLFFICMLRPRSFDIQKQDLELEAAQWMPIEDYVNQPYNKEHQLFKNVAEICKTKAKMDYSGFSAMPVAPDSGKETNLYFNNRDFN
- the LOC133682164 gene encoding nudix hydrolase 2-like isoform X5; translation: MKSSSYFKAFFSPRKIPASTSSLSIKEQIEAESRVEHVGLLNAVEDLYEGIVIEMKEPVDSTEFIPSLRASIVKWRQQGKKGVWIKLPIGLVRLVEPIVQEGFRYHHAEPDYLMLVYWIPDTPDTLPENASHRVGVGAFVLNSNGEVLVVKENSGGFKGTGVWKLPTGVVNEGEDIPSASIREVKEETGIDTEFMEVLAFRQSHQSFFSKSDLFFICMLRPRSFDIQKQDLELEAAQWMPIEDYVNQPYNKEHQLFKNVAEICKTKAKMDYSGFSAMPVAPDSGKETNLYFNNRDFN
- the LOC133682164 gene encoding nudix hydrolase 2-like isoform X2, with protein sequence MLYISNNIWLNINDKQMIRIRYRKLVFLLPSKNSPSPVSLPPNRPRLSTTLLSSSSRHGFSKGSSYFKAFFSPRKIPASTSSLSIKEQIEAESRVEHVGLLNAVEDLYEGIVIEMKEPVDSTEFIPSLRASIVKWRQQGKKGVWIKLPIGLVRLVEPIVQEGFRYHHAEPDYLMLVYWIPDTPDTLPENASHRVGVGAFVLNSNGEVLVVKENSGGFKGTGVWKLPTGVVNEGEDIPSASIREVKEETGIDTEFMEVLAFRQSHQSFFSKSDLFFICMLRPRSFDIQKQDLELEAAQWMPIEDYVNQPYNKEHQLFKNVAEICKTKAKMDYSGFSAMPVAPDSGKETNLYFNNRDFN
- the LOC133682164 gene encoding nudix hydrolase 2-like isoform X1 is translated as MLYISNNIWLNINDKQMIRIRYRKLVFLLPSKNSPSPVSLPPNRPRLSTTLLSSSSRHGFSKGTSSCHSLHLHNEEKIPASTSSLSIKEQIEAESRVEHVGLLNAVEDLYEGIVIEMKEPVDSTEFIPSLRASIVKWRQQGKKGVWIKLPIGLVRLVEPIVQEGFRYHHAEPDYLMLVYWIPDTPDTLPENASHRVGVGAFVLNSNGEVLVVKENSGGFKGTGVWKLPTGVVNEGEDIPSASIREVKEETGIDTEFMEVLAFRQSHQSFFSKSDLFFICMLRPRSFDIQKQDLELEAAQWMPIEDYVNQPYNKEHQLFKNVAEICKTKAKMDYSGFSAMPVAPDSGKETNLYFNNRDFN
- the LOC133682164 gene encoding nudix hydrolase 2-like isoform X4, yielding MTTTLLFNKSLSGTSSCHSLHLHNEEKIPASTSSLSIKEQIEAESRVEHVGLLNAVEDLYEGIVIEMKEPVDSTEFIPSLRASIVKWRQQGKKGVWIKLPIGLVRLVEPIVQEGFRYHHAEPDYLMLVYWIPDTPDTLPENASHRVGVGAFVLNSNGEVLVVKENSGGFKGTGVWKLPTGVVNEGEDIPSASIREVKEETGIDTEFMEVLAFRQSHQSFFSKSDLFFICMLRPRSFDIQKQDLELEAAQWMPIEDYVNQPYNKEHQLFKNVAEICKTKAKMDYSGFSAMPVAPDSGKETNLYFNNRDFN
- the LOC133682164 gene encoding nudix hydrolase 2-like isoform X6 produces the protein MKEPVDSTEFIPSLRASIVKWRQQGKKGVWIKLPIGLVRLVEPIVQEGFRYHHAEPDYLMLVYWIPDTPDTLPENASHRVGVGAFVLNSNGEVLVVKENSGGFKGTGVWKLPTGVVNEGEDIPSASIREVKEETGIDTEFMEVLAFRQSHQSFFSKSDLFFICMLRPRSFDIQKQDLELEAAQWMPIEDYVNQPYNKEHQLFKNVAEICKTKAKMDYSGFSAMPVAPDSGKETNLYFNNRDFN